The DNA region CTTATTTGACACCAGAATGCAACAGAACTTGAGTTACACATGAAAATTTACCACGTAAAACCATTTCGATTTACTTTGTTCTGAACTGAAAAGTTTTCGAATCACCCAAACGAAAttttaaccatttaaattcaaagAAGACGACGGTCCACTTGAGAAAGAAGTTCGGTATGAAAAGTACTTTACGAGAATaaggttaaacaaaaataaatagttttaaaaaaacgcAAATCCGTTTGGAGCAAACTCAGGGCATTATCAAGACTCACGACGATGTATACATGcatttaatacaaaaaaaaacttttttcgaTATGTATTacgataaaataaaaataaaaaaaaacgcaTCCGAAAAAACGGATGTAATAATCATGCGAAACGATTATGAACAACTCAggtattaaatattaaatgaaatatttttaaaaacttataACGAAATGAGAACGGCAGTAAAAGTCAGCATTTTCACAAGTTGTGCAATATTCTTAAAGTTTTCTAAATACGTAATAGTATTAATAATCTAATAAAGCGATCATGGAAAGCGAAAGCGCAGGATCAGTGAGTTGAGATGTTCATAAGCATGGATCCGAAAGGAATGAGATTTAGGAtttggagatcgagaattgaGGATTGAGAGTTGAGAGGTTAGGTGAGTTTTTGAAGCACATGAGGACTAAGCATGTACTTACCACTccttaaatactttttatttttaccacCCACACAAAATCAAGAACCACAAGGACAACAAACTACAACAAACACACTTACAgagaacacacacacatactcAACGCGAAATGCGAAAATAGTGAAATAAATAGCTAAATGAAAATGAGTTTATATAAAGAAGGAAAACATAAAACTGTGATTACATTTGATTGTCGAAGCGTTGATAAGCAAATGTTGCATAATTATTGAGCGAAAGAAAAAAGACGAGAAATACGAAATACGATTGAAAATGGAGTTATGTACTATTATTATCTGAAACCGCTTTTGATTTCGAATATTGGCACAATGTCTAAGAATGCGACAGAgcataagtaaataaatatttaattagccGAAATATTAAACTTCAAAAGAACAACtaagaaatacaaattataATTATCTAAGTTATTCGAGAATAGTGAAACCTGCCCTTATTTTACAAAACACCTGTAACAGTTTACAAGACCTTCGATTTAGTTCACATTTCTCTGAACGATTTCTGTATGTAGTGCACCTTagttaaaaattaaagtcTGAGATTTTACATTTACTGTATATGGTCGAAGTATACAcctaaaaacgtatttgaagCGGGAATCTAAAACCAAAAAACGATTAATTAAGTTTATTAAACTACTTACTAAACGAAGCAAAAACCCACACGCTATGTATTTGGCTAAAGTTAATgtaaaaaaatcaagaaatcCAAAGATTGACTCAAAAGGATGGGGAGTAAACTACATTTTCAGAGCAGGCATATGATTTCTAAATAtgaatgtatgtatgtatgtataactGATGAATACGCAAGCGAAGcagcttaaatatattttaaacatgAACTCGGATAAAAAATTTACGATTCTGCCATACATTTTTGTGTAACATATTAAAAACTACGAGTAAGCTAAAACCAACAGTCACAGAAAACCAAACGCATTGTAACAGAAACTCACAAAACACGGAAAGGAAATGGGCAACCAGAATGGAATTAAGCATAAAAAGTATATGAACGAAACTAAATTCAATAAACTTGTTgctaaaatataataaaaacaaaatactaTTGTGGTTTTATTTTGGGGTGAAGTTTTTACTAAAGATTTTTTGGtcgattaaataaatattttattttataataataataataataaaattaaatcgttTATTCGAAGATATGTGTTTTAATTaatctttttaaataaatcattaaataaaaaaggaaagcgttttaagtttttaaattgtCTTGTTAATGTTAAATTGTCTTGTTAGAAGTAAACCAACTATtgtaatattgttttattagTTTGGGAAATATTAGTTTAAAGATTTTGCCGTTCGTTAGTTTCAAGGAgggtaataatttttttttgccccggtttttataaataatatatttaaggtTTCAATATTTTGAATTCGATGATTTTGCTATCGGTATTTCAGTTAACCGTTATCGCAGGGATTTTGCAGTATTTAAATACTGCTTTTGAATACCACATCTTTCAGTATTCAAATACCACCAAAGTGGACACTTTACAACACTTCACAGTTGGGGGAAAGTGGTCATCATCTGGCAACGCTGAAACctaataataaagaaaagaaaaagagtCAATTTAGTGCAATTACTTGCAATAAAACCCCCAAAATCCTAGTTAGAGTTTAAGATTCGCTTGTCCCGACCAACGGAAGCCTTTAACAAAAGCAGCCTAGTTCCCATCGAAAActaaaggaaaacaaaaagtATCAAAATGGTGAGTAATACTATAGCTGATGgtaacacaaaacaaaaaaaacaaaaaaacaggcCAACAAACGGTGATTTTAAAGCGGTGCCGCCCATTCTGTGAGAAAAAGGTAACCAagttccaaaaccacaaagtaAACCTTTTATAGGGGCGGCGGCCTGAGGGCCTTCAATAATGCCCATATATGGTAGTCCCGTTTTTGCCGGGTGGCAGTCTAAAACCGAGGGATTTTGGGGGCTCCTCTTATCGCTGCAGTGACTCAATTTCAAGTAAATGTATCTCTTTCTTCCAGTCGGAAATGCAAATGGATTGTGCTTTGGATCTGATGCGGAGGCTACCTCCCCAGCAAATTGAGAAGAACCTCATTGATCTGATAGATTTGGCCCCCGATCTTTGTGAGGATTTGCTCTCCTCAGTGGATCAACCTTTGAAGATAGCCAAGGATAAGGAACACGGCAAGGATTACCTGTTGTGTGACTACAATCGCGATGGTGATTCCTATAGATCGCCCTGGTCGAACTCCTACTATCCCCCATTGGAGGATGGCCAAATGCCCTCGGAACGACTGCGAAAACTGGAAATCGAGGCCAACTATGCCTTCGATCAGTACAGGGAGATGTACTACGAAGGTGGAGTCTCCTCCGTGTATCTATGGGATCTGGATCATGGTTTTGCCGCCGTTATACTGATAAAAAAGGCGGGAGATGGCAGCAAGATGATTCGCGGCTGCTGGGACTCCATTCATGTGGTTGAGGTGCAGGAGAAGACCACCGGAAGGACCGCCCACTACAAGCTCACCTCCACGGCAATGCTGTGGCTGCAGACCAACAAACAGGGCTCGGGTACCATGAATCTGGGTGGATCTCTCACTCGGCAACAGGAACAGGACGCCAATGTCAGTGAGTCCTCACCGCACATCGCCAACATTGGCAAAATGGTCGAGGAGATGGAGAACAAGATCAGGAACACCCTGAACGAGATCTACTTTGGCAAGACCAAGGACATTGTGAATGGACTAAGGAGCACGCAATCGCTGGCCGATCAGCGCCAGCAGGCGGCCATGAAACAGGACCTCGCTGCGGCCATCCTGCGACGCAATGTCAAGCCCGATTCGAACTGAGCACCGAGCGGCTGAAGGCTGAATTTCCACATAGAACAATCCAGTCTACGAGGGGTCCTTAAAACCAGATTGTTCCCCCAAAAAGGGTCAAATAATATGCGAATTGTGAGGCACTGCAGCCCTAAAATATTATCTTAATGAAAGCCACCATAATTCATTTCTATAATATTTTTGGCTGCGTCCATCCAATCCCCTATTTTTCACTCTTTTTCAAACAGTTTGTAGGACTTCGCGTAACCTGgactaaaaatattaaatacgcATTTCTAGGCAGTAAATTTGTTACATGAGAAAATTGTTACACCACGAGAAACATATTAATGTAAATTTGCCCGCCCGTTTTCAACTGTCCTCCCACATTGTTGCAATTTAGAGTCGCGCTTCATCCACAGTTCAGCCGAAAATGCCAACTTCGCCGCCCTCAAGACAGTATCCATAAGTATTTGTATCTTATTTGTAATAATGCATATTTGCACCGAAGTCGAGGCATTTGCGTTTCGTTCTTAATCCTTCCGCGAATAAATATTGTGTTTATTAATTGTGACTTTGTGTTTGTGTGTACTCTAACAATAAGGAGCTCGAAGCAAAAATATTAACTAAATCGCTTTGTGATTGTATTATCCAAGGAAATGCACATACCTTTTCTTCtttacttaatatttttttaacaaaaattttggAAGGCAGAGAGAAATTTTATACAAAGAGAAAACtaataaatattgaattataCATACCTGCTCGCTGCTTAATTGGGGGAAGCACTTTTAATGTTCCTATAAAGTGAGATAAGATATATTTATCAAATATACAAGCTACATACCAGAGTATCGAAGTTTAAACAACCATTTGTTTCTGTTGTTATATTTTATCATGTCAGGTGTGTTATCGCGTTCGACAGGTAAAATAAGCTTAACGTCTGTTTACACTAGTGTTGAGCTATTGGGTTTTCTCGGATTCTTTGTGTGACAAGCTTTTAAAGGTaatcaagaaaaaaaagaagttGGAGCCTTTTGGTTCATGGCTACCTTTAAGATACGATtgcatttatttatgaaaatcTTCAACCGCttgattaaaaatatgtaattaAATACGTTGAGGTGTGTGACGCAAGTGATTGTGTGCTTACATACTTAGACGACAGTTACTTTTAAATGTTCTCATTTATCAGCAGGTTTAAGTTAAAGTTTTTCAACGACATTGCACAGTCGCTTTTTATCGTAGTTATTACAGAATACTCATTACATTTATATAGATCGTTTCGTATTTGTGTTACCAGCTATTTACAATGAGGCGACAACAATTGGCTCGCTCATACACATTAGCGAGCGTACTTAGGGGTCAACATTAGAATTGAAATCGaagtttataaataatgtttaCGGTTCGTCGCGCATAGATATCTACAACTTAGTCTAGGTATTATGAATAAGTTAGATTTATTTAGGGGGGAGGACGTGCGCGTAGAAGGAACTACGATTACATACAATATTTTACACGGGATCAGAAGACGTGGCCGGACCAACAGTGTCTCGAAGTTGGAAGATCAGTGTCAGTGCAGCACGGCAATGTTGTCCAGCAGTAAAGGCATCCCTCCTCAATGGCggatagaaataaaaaatacatagcATGTTGGGGAAATTGCTGCTTTCGGGTGACACGAATGTGTAAATGTGCAAAAGATGCGTAAAGTCTCTTCGGTCCAGCAAAATTCACAGCTTATTGCATTTTCGACACCTCAAACTTGGTGTTGATGATTTCCTCATCCGAGTCCAGTATGGGCAGAGCCGAATCCGCCATCGAGGATGGAATGTTCTCCTCCACCCAGCGCAAGTCGTCCTCCTCGGTGGTCGTAGCATTCCGTGAATTCGTCGACGTTTTCGGCGTTCCATTCTGACCGCGCATTTTCACGCCGTAGGCATCAGCCACAAACTGATCTTCCTCCTCTGTTAAAAGAATACAAATTAGTTCCTGGTTAGAGGAGATATTCAAGGTCCAGCTTACCCTCATCGTCTTCATCTTCTGGGTTATCCAGCAGCGGGGTGAAGGCATATCGCTGGTTGTTATTCGTGGGTCGCCATAGTATCATaatcaccagcagcagcaccgAAAACAGAATGTGCCAAAAGCCTGTATCAATCCAAATGTCACGCCAGCCCTAAATCAAGCATGAAAAGTAAAGATCTGTCCGCAACTCAACACATGCTAATGAACTCACAGGCGTACAATTCTCGATCCTACGCAAACGCAGGGCAAACAGCATGAAGATGACGGAAGCGATAACAGCGAAGATCAGCGTGTTGGTAAAGTGTCTGTACAGCGAAAGCTTTACCATATTCCTGAAATAAGTATATTTGTTTAGGCGCATGTGTTAAGCATTCAACTTTCGCATGATGCACCTCCTTAGTCTGAGTGTGCGGGTGGTCTGCACGAGCGAGGTGAAGATCCACCAACAAATTCCAGTATCCAGAACAGCCAGGGGTATGCTCGCCACCAGCAGCTCGCTGCGATCGGTCTTCACATTGGTGATTCGCAAATAGCTCTCCACGCAGGCCAGCACAAAGTACAGAGTTCCCACGCCCACAACGCGGTGCAACATGGGTCCCAAACGGGGTCTGAAAAGGATAAAATAGGTATCAAATTTATAGCATGGCTTAAAGGTTCTAGAAAGGttgattttggttttttttttatgcccCAGTCTACCGCCTTTAATCGACAACTGTTTCGGAATTCATTAATTAAGTTCCTACATTCATGTAGTAACTTTATGGCAAAGCTGTTTTCCAGAAAATCTGTTATTTCTCTTACTTCACAATTCCAAAGCCCAGGCTCATGATGATGACCAGCATCCTGGCGAGAGTGCGCTTCGCACAGGACACAAACTCGGCTACCAGCTCagcgtgctggactgcaactCCCTTATTCGTCAGCGTTTGGTATTCGGCGTAGAAGAAGGCCTTCTCCAGCATTCCCAGCAGTATGACGCCACCAATCCAGAACTGAATTCTCAACAAATCCCGCCATTGAGAGAAGGAAACAAACAGCCAAATGATGCCAAATATCACGTAAACAATGCACATGATCAAATAGAACTGGGGGAAAATAAACATGCGTATCAGAAATAAACAAAGTCAATTAAGATTACTCATCACTTACCGGCAGGAATGGCCAGTCTATGGCCGAGATATAACCGTGCGGTCCCAGGAACTCTATGTGAACCACGGCACTGAACTGCGCGTTATTGGCCACTGTGATGAGCACTTCAATCTCGTAGATGCCATCCTCCTTGACGCTCGCAATCGGGTTCGTTGTCGGCTGAAAGGAAGCGAGAGTCGCATAAATTAGTGCGTGGCAAGTGTTTTATCAGTAATTTGGCTTCCCTACACAGAAGTACATTTGTTTGCGAATGTAAAACATTGTTAGTCGACTAATTATTACTGATCAATTCTTATTAACAATGGTACTGAAAATGAACAgctcaatatttatttattttttccctACCCTATCTTAATGAAAATCTTTTGAATAAAAGGGGGCTGAAGTAGAAACCGGAAATGTTTCAAGTAGGTTCTATAAACATATGCTCTACGTCTCTATGAAGTACCCTATTCTAGCAGAAACGATAAGCTGATACTGATAAGGCCGAAACCACAAAGGTTTTGGGCTTGTCCCCTGGCAATTGCTGTCTTGACTTTTGCCTGATTTATGTAGTAATTTTACCGAAAGTGGATGTTTGTGTTCCATCATGGGATGTTTGGGTTCCggtgctgctggtgctgctccTTCGGCAGGCTTGTCCTTGTTTGTTGCCAGCACAATGAGTCCAGTACAGGGATATATTTTGGTGATCTCGAAGAGAACGTTATTGATGCTCTTGTTGGTCTGCAGGTTACTATCCTGGGCGATGGCTTGCAGCTGCATTGGGAGATGATAGGGATTAGAGGTATGCAGTGCCATCTGGAAGAGGAGTACCCACCAGGCGATCATCGTAGATGCAGGGGTGCTCCGTCAGCCGGAAGGTGATGGTGAGGTTCGTTTCCACATTGCAGCCCTTGACTGGGTatggcatttaaaaaaaaagcggGTGTGGAAGGAAAGGGGTTAATCAGAGGCATTCGTCACGCGTTTTCTACCGCATGTACTCACTTTGCGCGTAGATGTTCGTGTTGGCCAAAAGTGGTCGCTGCTCCCGGATGCTGGGAAGGTCCTAGGAGTATCAAAAACAGGATAAGTCCATGGTTACGTAGCCGGAATGGGAATAGTCCCCGATTTTTGTTTGGGGTTGAGGTGGGTACACATATATTTACCGTGGTCACCAGGACATCCACAATGCCTGGATCCGATTTTCCGGCCGTTTGCGAGGGGCCACAAAGGAGCGCCAACGCAACTACCAAAACCGCTGTCGTTCCTTGCATTTTGCAAGAGTTTGACGTGTTTTATGTGCGTACAATGGGTCTcagtaaatacaaatataGTGTAGTATTTTTATTTCCTCTGAGCCGCAGTATGACCGTAGTGTGAATGGCGAAATACGCCAGAGACCGCAATTTAGTGTGCCCGCATGCCATCAGCTGGTGATATAACATGACTTTGACAATTGGAAACGCCGCAATGTTACGCAgagtaaataaattagaaaatcttttaaattctctactaaaaacaatatattttctGATTTTAGATACTACCAAGTGTGCGGTTGGCGCTGCAAGTGCCCAAGGCAACCACAACTGCTGTGAGGAACACCAGTGGAAGTGTTTATGAACCGGATTATCTGGAGGTAGGTTCTTCAATAgtctattttttgtttgttattgtACTCCTTGCGGGGTAATATAAATCTGCAAGAGACCTAGACCAACtagctttaaaatataatttctgGGCGATTACATACATCAGTTTAAGAATTCTATACTTAATGGTTCTTTAATGAATACTTTTTGGATCATAACAAACATACCGTTTCCAATTGTATtagttaataaaaatgttcgattaaaatataattttatttatttataatttcatATTTTCTTCATATTCCGACGATTATAAACGATCTTAGTTCTTCGAtcattaaagaaataaaagttttgTGGTTCTCAACATTGTGATAAGATAATATCTTCGATGATCTTGGGGTACTCGAAATGGAATCCTTTGTTTTTTGATTAAGGATGGAGCAAACATATTCCACAAatcttttaataatttatttcctCTCCTGCAGTCCCTGAGGCCGAAGTTCCCGCAGTACGATAGCCTCAATGTCCAGATCAAGGGCTATGACTATCCACAGTTGGAGAGCTACCAGCGGTTCCTCCATGGAGTGGCCGAGTACCTGGATCTGGACGTGTCCGACTGCTACGCCCTTCCTCCGCAACAGACGCAGGTGCAGCGATTGCGACCCAACTCCACGGTCATCGAGTCCGAGTACAAACTGACCACCTACGAGCGTAATCTGCAGCTGAACAGTGTGGATGCTCCGGTCTACCCGCAGTTCCTGCGCCTCGCCCAGGCAGCTTTGCCCGAAGGAGTCAGCCTGAAGGTCCAGGAGCACACCGACGACTGCGAGGAGCGACGATATGTGCCCGACAAAGAGCTGCTCGACCTCAAGGACGAACTGGAGCGCATGGGCGGACCCACCAACACCAAGAAGAAGTAGGCGGAGCATCCGATTTGGCAAACATTTAATGCTAAGCTTTAATGAGTAACCTGTGTGTAAAGTGTAGAGAGAACCTATGAATAAAAACTTTCCTATTTAAAGCTTTGCACTAACTGGGACGGCAATAGTTGTAAACGATTGGAAGACGCGATCTTAACCGAATTGGTGTAAACTTAGGAATTGCACTATGAAGTATTAGACCACGCCGAAGTGGACCACTTTGATGgacgaggaggatgaggagTTGCCGCTCTTGCTGCTGCTCTGCTTGGGTTCCTCCTCGCGACGTCGGATTGGCGGTTTGGTTACATCTGAGGGGAAAGTATGGGGTCAATAGGTAAAGATTACTCCAACTTGACTATAAACCTACTGGTGGTGATGGGATTGAAATCCTTAAGATACTCATCGTTGGGATGACAAAGCGGTAGACTGTCGGCCAGCTCCTTTTTGGGATTGGTCAGATGGCGTGCTGCTGGCCTGGAGTAACCATTTCTCTTGGGCGGCATGGGCTTCTCTTTGCGAGGAATCTCCTAAAGGGGAAATAAGTCCTTAATAGTGTACAAAATACTAAATTATTTGTTATCTTACCGGCACCACGGCCACCTGTATTGTATCGGAGAATTTGACTTTGTTCTTTTCGGCTGTTTGTGACTTGACAGTTGGCGTGGCTGCCTCTCCATTCGTGGGAGCTGGATTCGCCGGATTTGACAATATGGATGCAGTGGGCTTTTTGAGCAGCAGGCGCTTCTGATAATCCTCGCTGGTCACCGAGGACAGCATGGCGGGTATATTGCCAGAGACAAGCGGATGCTGATAGAACTTGGGCTGATAGGCTGCTGTCGGGGGAGGCGATGCTGGCATCGTGTTAAATTGACCAAGTTGGGCACTCTGTTCTGGAATGTTTGAAGGCGCAAGACGGGGAAGCGGACTGCTGGCCATGGGCAGCCCCACCGTCTGATCTGGCACGTCCTGGGACCACACATTACCTAATCATAGAAATAAATGAATGATGAATCACAGCTCTATAGGAATCATTATCCTCTATTAACCGTTGGAGTTTAGACTCTTCACCGGCGCCTGCGGCAGACAGTTGCTCTTCAAGGAGAGACTCGCCAGTGAAGTACTTGGTGGTGCTATCGAAACTTTTGGCAAGGGTGGCCTCAGCTCCGGTTTGGGTATGTTGATCTTGATCATCTCTGCATTAAAAACCTTCGACTTGAACGAGGGCAGCGGTGGCACATAGTTCTTTAGGACCTGTTGAGGCTGTCCCGGACCTAATCCTGCTGCTTGACCTGTCGCCACGCCCTGACCACGCAATACATCCGAGCAGGCGGACAGCGAACAAGCCGACTCCGAGCGCAGGTCACAGGTCAGACTGAGATTGCCGTTGGCACGATCTTCTTCATGAATTATGGCAGCTGCCTGACTGAAGGCCACTTGCGAGAATTCGCTTAGGCTAGAGATGCACTTGGTAAGATTGTACAGATCCATGAAGATGTCATAGTCGGCCACATCATGGGCAATTTCAAAGGCCTCGGCGAATAGGTTTTTACTGTGTGTAAATAAATTCTTTAGTAAGTAAAGGTGCATGTGGATTCAATTAAACTCACCGCAGAAGGAAGAAGCAAAAGCGTCGCTTTAGATCGTACACCTGATCGCTAAACTCATCCTTCGTTTCCTCAGAAAGCGTGTGGGCGAAAGTCTTGAGGGCTCTGGCCATCAGCTCGATGCGAGGTCGTCGCTGGTCCCCACCAAAGAACACATAGTTGGCAATCTTGTGCAGCGTGATCAGACACATGGCTCCGTAGGTCTCCCAGTTGAGGGCGGCCAGGACATTTACCGCTCTATCCGGCTGCTGTAGTCGCAGATACTTGTCCGCAATGACGTCCGCGGTGAGTCCGGAGTTGTGGATATCTCCGCGCATTCCGGTGCCGCCAAAGATGCGCATGCAGGCCAAAGGACCCTGTTCGTATATCAGCAACAATAGGCAATCCGTCTGGGCGTAGGTGTGCTTAAACGTGGCCAAATCAGGCTTCCGGCTGAAGGCGACGCTTAGTAGTGTTGGCTGGGCCACAAAATAGTGGGATAGGTCCAATAGGCTCGACGGAGTCACAGTCTCGCTGACAAGTTGATGGCCAATGGTGGCCAAGGCCAGATCGAAGCATTGCAACACCGATCGCTCGTTGGCCACACATAGCATGGCGGAGTCGCAGTGCCAGGCGCACTGATTGGGCACAATCTCAATTTGGTTGGCGTACTTCGTGGACTGTTGGACGAGGTCGTGCAGGCAAATATTTCGATCGATGCTGCCCAGGAAGAGCTTCTCCTGGTCGGGACTGAAGGCAAACGAGCAGATTTGGGCGCCCATTGGAATGGAGGTAATGGCGGTGCGCTGCATTTTGCCGGCAGCCAGTTCATAGGAGCAGATTTCGGCGCTTATGTCACCCTTACGGGAAACCTTCTGCTCCAGGGTGATGATCTGGCTCTCGCTGCTCCGCAGAAAGTCCACGCACAGGGGATCGTTCTCCGACCAGCAATAGGCAATCGATTCCAGCTGCAAACTAAAGAGAAGACATTAGACTGGGTAATAAAAAGAGATATACAGGATTTACCCCTTAATCTTGAACACATGTATGTTGGCTCGATCCTGATCCCTTATCGTTGGCCTCCACGGATACACCTCGTTCTGGGAGGACTGAGTCCAAACCACGAACAGATCGAAGCTTCCATTGACTGTGAGGTGGCGGGATAGTTTGCGCTCCGTGGCGCCCGGTATGATCACGTGGAAGATCCGCGGATCCATGTTGGCGATCTTCTCCGGCCCCTGTGACCGCGCATTGGGCCTCTGAAGATGCACCACCGTCAGCTGGTTGGTATTGTAGGCCAAGACGATGTGGGAACGGGTGAAAAAAGCTGACGAGACAACAGAGACAACAAGAGCACAACAACGAAAAGAAGACACAAGCGACAAAGCTGAATGAGTGCCTCGAACAAAACATGGAAAGCTATAGGGTGTGGGGATTGGGATCGGTATGGGGGATCGGGGTTCGGGGTTCGGGGTTCGCATATTTACAGGCAACAAAACAAGCAAGCagattaattaaaaattacaaTAATTGCATGCCCCTGCATGTGTGCGTGCGGCTGTGTTGGTGTGGGAAAGTGCAAATCAAGTCGCACTTGTTGCCAATGCAAATTTCTCCATAACTGCACAAGCAGCGGTCTGAAGTGCAAGGCCAAGATCCGGAGTCCACTCTATGGAATTTCGTATACCCTGGGGTCTATACTGGGTTGGTATGCTATGATCTTAAGTCTATGATCTTGCATGCAAAGGGAAGAGTGGGGGAGCACTTGAAAGGTTTCTATTAAATTTGTAAAACCGCTATTgaaaaattactttttttaaaaggaaGTTGAGTCTTGAAATAAACtaaattcattcatatttcaaagactaataaataatgaaaatataacaatgtTTTTGAGTGATTTACAGACACAAATGAGTTTTAAAGACGGTTAAGAGAAGAACCTCCAATTATACATAGAACAGACATTAAATATTGCGTGTTAGCTGGGTTTTTGCAATGAGGAAGGgtacatatttaaatcaaacgATTTTTGAATAATCTTTTCAAAGAAAAGTGGCTTCCAGCTGGGTTTTACATGCAGAAAGGTTATGCCTATGATGATTGATGGAtggcttttattttatgagtTAGGGTAGACATGAAATGGTGTGAAATACACGGCATTTCCAGGGTGCAGATACTTACCATCTGTGATGACCTCGGAGGCGAGTTTTCCCACTAAATACTTCTCGAATACCATTCGCAGGATGTCGCCCGTGTAGATGTCCACGCAGATGTGGGCAATCAAGCCGTGGGCAAACAGGAGGAGCACCTGTGCTGCATCCTGCCACTCGGAGTGGATG from Drosophila subpulchrella strain 33 F10 #4 breed RU33 chromosome 2L, RU_Dsub_v1.1 Primary Assembly, whole genome shotgun sequence includes:
- the LOC119548260 gene encoding F-actin-capping protein subunit beta, producing MSEMQMDCALDLMRRLPPQQIEKNLIDLIDLAPDLCEDLLSSVDQPLKIAKDKEHGKDYLLCDYNRDGDSYRSPWSNSYYPPLEDGQMPSERLRKLEIEANYAFDQYREMYYEGGVSSVYLWDLDHGFAAVILIKKAGDGSKMIRGCWDSIHVVEVQEKTTGRTAHYKLTSTAMLWLQTNKQGSGTMNLGGSLTRQQEQDANVSESSPHIANIGKMVEEMENKIRNTLNEIYFGKTKDIVNGLRSTQSLADQRQQAAMKQDLAAAILRRNVKPDSN
- the LOC119546392 gene encoding transmembrane protein 87A, which codes for MQGTTAVLVVALALLCGPSQTAGKSDPGIVDVLVTTDLPSIREQRPLLANTNIYAQIKGCNVETNLTITFRLTEHPCIYDDRLLQAIAQDSNLQTNKSINNVLFEITKIYPCTGLIVLATNKDKPAEGAAPAAPEPKHPMMEHKHPLSPTTNPIASVKEDGIYEIEVLITVANNAQFSAVVHIEFLGPHGYISAIDWPFLPFYLIMCIVYVIFGIIWLFVSFSQWRDLLRIQFWIGGVILLGMLEKAFFYAEYQTLTNKGVAVQHAELVAEFVSCAKRTLARMLVIIMSLGFGIVKPRLGPMLHRVVGVGTLYFVLACVESYLRITNVKTDRSELLVASIPLAVLDTGICWWIFTSLVQTTRTLRLRRNMVKLSLYRHFTNTLIFAVIASVIFMLFALRLRRIENCTPGWRDIWIDTGFWHILFSVLLLVIMILWRPTNNNQRYAFTPLLDNPEDEDDEEEEDQFVADAYGVKMRGQNGTPKTSTNSRNATTTEEDDLRWVEENIPSSMADSALPILDSDEEIINTKFEVSKMQ
- the LOC119546393 gene encoding 39S ribosomal protein L48, mitochondrial; this translates as MTLTIGNAAMLRRILPSVRLALQVPKATTTAVRNTSGSVYEPDYLESLRPKFPQYDSLNVQIKGYDYPQLESYQRFLHGVAEYLDLDVSDCYALPPQQTQVQRLRPNSTVIESEYKLTTYERNLQLNSVDAPVYPQFLRLAQAALPEGVSLKVQEHTDDCEERRYVPDKELLDLKDELERMGGPTNTKKK